A region from the Chelmon rostratus isolate fCheRos1 chromosome 6, fCheRos1.pri, whole genome shotgun sequence genome encodes:
- the LOC121608313 gene encoding BTB/POZ domain-containing protein kctd15-like: MSSVSVSSQEGRSMSRMSLSRSPVSPMTAQGIPSPAQLTKANAPVHIDVGGHMYTSSLATLTKYPESRISRLFNGTEPIVLDSLKQHYFIDRDGDIFRYILSFLRTCKLLLPEDFKDFPQLYEEARYYQLTPMVRELERWQAEREAQRASPCECLVVRVTPDLGERIALSGEKVLIEEIFPETGDVMCNSVNAGWNQDPTHVIRFPLNGYCRLNSVQVLERLFQKGFSMKASCGGGVDSSQFSEYILCRDLRHCQSIGSTPIRIKQEPLD, translated from the exons GAGGGGCGGAGCATGTCCAGGATGTCTCTGAGCCGCTCACCTGTGTCCCCGATGACCGCCCAGGGCATCCCTTCACCTGCCCAGCTCACCAAGGCCAACGCCCCCGTCCACATCGACGTCGGGGGGCACATGTACACCAGCAGCCTGGCAACGCTCACCAAATACCCCGAGTCCAG gatcAGTCGTCTGTTTAACGGCACGGAGCCCATCGTGTTGGACAGTCTGAAGCAGCACTACTTCATCGACAGAGACGGAGACATCTTCCGCTACATCCTCAGCTTCCTGCGGACCTGCAAGCTGCTCCTGCCCGAAGACTTCAAG GACTTCCCCCAGCTGTACGAGGAGGCTCGGTACTACCAGCTGACCCCGATGGTGCGGGAGCTGGAGCGCTGGCAGGCGGAGCGAGAGGCCCAGCGGGCGTCGCCCTGCGAGTGTCTGGTGGTTCGCGTCACGCCCGATCTGGGCGAGAGGATCGCGCTGAGCGGCGAGAAGGTGCTGATCGAGGAGATCTTCCCAGAGACCGGAGACGTCATGTGCAACTCCGTCAACGCCGGCTGGAACCAGGACCCCACCCACGTCATCCGTTTCCCCCTCAACGGATACTGCAGACTCAACTCTGTGCAG GTCCTGGAGCGTCTCTTCCAAAAGGGCTTCAGCATGAAGGCGTCCTGCGGCGGGGGGGTCGACTCGTCCCAGTTCAGCGAGTACATCCTGTGTCGCGACCTGCGGCACTGCCAGTCCATCGGCAGCACCCCGATCCGGATCAAGCAGGAACCTCTGGACTAA